One Malania oleifera isolate guangnan ecotype guangnan chromosome 9, ASM2987363v1, whole genome shotgun sequence DNA segment encodes these proteins:
- the LOC131163470 gene encoding uncharacterized protein LOC131163470, which yields MARDKSKFTTLIQKDGVYFTFGDNAKGYEKYEDGWILKGSRGQIRQPSVTTTLTWFNPFYQQFTAFSETMQIGIQSLQTNFSALKVNYSSLDECLSCIEKHLISSSHTTDPMDISSTPISDDGSDDEDSKDGSDDDDDDDKEDMEEDQGFEEEEEEDSDEERTAAEEEHHSDNES from the exons atggcCAGAGATAAatccaagttcactacattaataCAAAAAGATGGGGTATATTTTACCTTCGGCgacaacgctaaag GTTATGAAAAGTATGAGGATGGATGGATTCTAAAGGGAAGTCGAGGTCAAATACGTCAACCCTCTGTTACCACTACTCTGAcatggtttaatccattttatCAACAATTCACCGCCTTTAGTGAAACCATGCAAATAGGGAtccaatcccttcaaaccaacTTTTCTGCCCTCAAAGTTAATTACTCCTCGCTTGATGAATGTTTGAGTTGCATAGAGAAACACTTGATTAGTTCCTCTCATACCACTGATCCTATGGATATCAGTTCAACTCCTATTAGTGATGATGGGAGTGATGATGAGGACTCCAAAGATGggagtgatgatgatgatgatgatgataaggaAGACATGGAAGAAGATCAGGgttttgaagaagaagaagaagaagactcagACGAAGAAAGGACTGCAGCTGAAGAAGAACATCATTCTGATAATGAAAGCTGA